One window of the Perca flavescens isolate YP-PL-M2 chromosome 5, PFLA_1.0, whole genome shotgun sequence genome contains the following:
- the qsox2 gene encoding sulfhydryl oxidase 2: protein MIRLWLKAAVVLWVVPGSLGTATRLYTEEDPLVILSSSSLKPSVINSSSAWLVQFFSSWCGHCIQYSSTWKALAQDVKDWQQVVSVAVLDCAQEENFDICKEFSIKFYPTFRYFRAHSAETDRGTPYRGADREIQSVRQLMVNILQNHTKLDRPDHCPPLEPYSSVELLPLLGQKSDHYTAIIIEEPNSYVGREVILDLLQYSGVEVKRALSSDLPLLDALKITTFPSVYLLHPNTTHTHLHVQKRLRFFFSSLLRTLPGVQRRLKLGSSSSTSEDQMGALSDKQSTEPWRDFDRSKVYAADLESALHYLLRVELATHNTLEGEELKIFKDFVTLVAKLYPGGGSVVKLMETLSDWLLSLPLPLIPYQAVLDLVDNKMRISGVFLGAELRWVGCQGSRAGLRGYPCSLWTLFHVLTVQHDATPTALENTGLEGEAAPVLQVMRRYIRTFFGCEECGRHFEQAAAVSMEKVQNREDQILWLWNQHNMVNYRLAGSLSDDPLFPKAPWPSPSLCSSCHEEKNGVHVWNNDNVLFFLRQHYGASNMSPKYSLTPPRLPAPPPGTDLVRTSRPQEEHHGGGGAAAAAAEGGGGGGGGGGGGERKGPEEKSEEQPEPRPGHQAMREEVLEGGGGGGGGGVWILGLGFNSVDMSLCVVLYVCSCLFLMLLFFFFKVRSRRWKLRHSRLHV, encoded by the exons ATGATCCGGCTCTGGCTCAAAGCGGCGGTCGTACTCTGGGTCGTCCCTGGGTCTCTGGGAACCGCAACCCGGCTGTACACGGAGGAGGACCCGCTGGTGATCCTCAGTAGCAGCAGCCTGAAGCCCAGCGTCATTAACTCGTCCTCGGCCTGGCTGGTCCAGTTTTTCTCCTCTTGGTGTGGACACTGCATCCAGTACTCCAGCACATGGAAGGCTCTGGCCCAGGATGTCAAAG ACTGGCAGCAGGTGGTCAGTGTGGCGGTGTTGGACTGCGCTCAGGAGGAAAACTTTGACATCTGTAAAGAGTTCAGCATCAAGTTCTACCCGACATTCAGA TATTTCCGGGCTCACAGTGCAGAGACAGATAGAGGGACACCATACAGAG gtgCAGACAGAGAGATCCAGTCAGTAAGACAGTTGATGGTGAATATCCTGCAGAACCACACCAAGCTGGACCGGCCTGATCACTGTCCTCCACTGGAACCATACAG TTCTGTGGAGCTGCTCCCTCTGTTGGGTCAAAAGTCAGATCACTACACCGCCATCATCATAGAAGAACCAAACTCCTATGTAGGACGAGAG gtgaTCTTGGACCTGCTGCAGTACTCAGGTGTAGAGGTGAAGAGAGCTCTGAGCTCtgatctccccctgctggatgCTCTGAAGATCACAACCTTCCCCTCTGTTTACCTGCTGCACccgaacacaacacacacacacctgcatgt tcAGAAGCGGTTgcgtttcttcttctcttccttgtTGAGGACGTTACCAGGAGTTCAGCGCAGGTTGAAGttgggcagcagcagcagtaccaGTGAAGACCAGATGGGGGCGCTGTCAGACAAACAGAGCACCGAGCCCTGGAGAGACTTCGACAG gtcaAAGGTGTACGCAGCTGATCTGGAGTCAGCCCTCCACTACCTACTGAGAGTCGAGCTGGCTACCCATAATACCCTGGAGGGGGAGGAGCTGAAGATCTTTAAGGACTTTGTCACTTTGGTCGCAAAG TTGTATCCAGGTGGGGGTTCTGTGGTGAAGCTCATGGAgactctctctgattggctgctcaGTCTGCCGCTACCGCTAATCCCCTACCAGGCTGTTCTGGACCTTGTGGACAACAAGATGAGG ATTTCAGGTGTGTTCCTGGGGGCGGAGCTTCGCTGGGTTGGTTGCCAGGGCAGCAGGGCGGGGCTTCGAGGTTACCCCTGTTCCCTCTGGACTCTGTTTCACGTCCTGACCGTCCAGCATGATGCCACGCCCACTGCACTGGAGAACACAG GTCTGGAGGGCGAGgcggctccggtgctgcaggtgATGCGTCGGTACATCCGGACGTTCTTCGGCTGCGAGGAGTGCGGTCGACACTTTGAACAGGCAGCTGCTGTCAGTATGGAGAAAGTCCAGAACAGAGAGGACCAGATCCTCTGGCTGTGGAACCAACACAACATGGTCAACTACAGACTGGCTG GCTCTCTGAGTGATGACCCCCTCTTCCCTAAAGCTCCGTGGCCGAGCCcctccctctgctcctcctGCCACGAGGAGAAAAATGGCGTTCACGTCTGGAACAACGACAAcgtcctcttcttcctcagacAACACTATGGAGCCTCCAACATGTCCCCCAAATACTCACTGACTCCCCCACGACTCCCTGCACCTCCTCCTGGTACCGATCTTGTCCGGACCAGCCGGCCTCAGGAGGAGCaccatggaggaggaggagcagctgcagcagcagcagaaggaggaggaggaggaggaggaggaggaggaggaggagagaggaaggggcCGGAGGagaaatctgaggagcagcCGGAGCCTCGACCCGGACACCAGGCTATGAGGGAGGAGGTTctggaaggaggaggaggaggaggaggaggaggtgtttGGATTCTTGGTCTGGGTTTTAACAGCGTGGACATGAGTCTTTGTGTGGTGCTGTACGTCTGCTCCTGCCTCTTCCTCAtgctccttttcttcttcttcaaagtCCGATCCAGGAGGTGGAAACTCCGACACTCCCGCCTCCACGTCTGA
- the cfap77 gene encoding cilia- and flagella-associated protein 77 yields the protein MSSPRVGVVRDSMLTRPLLIKASLGQTRSRGLSVPGPEFTFGTSNLIRDGGVSEVLSSWRVQSRRGQSAPHQPLITDFVSLNRDAVKSGLVTAKELSQYRAQRGEARSKIPAPKQKEGRASRHPTVPDITFGVTSRVSSPLSDLLSHEYARRWMDEQLSRNQTSNHKQLQRIKPGCIPDTRTSLLRRSKALPVTQTPFKLPCFIQAAPALDTFRDQDARLRAVRAHQSDSVSRRGVQGLGTYSLD from the exons ATGTCTTCACCCAGGGTGGGTGTGGTCAGAGACTCCATGTTGACCAGACCACTGCTCATCAAG GCATCTTTGGGTCAGACCAGGTCCAGAGGTCTGTCAGTTCCTGGTCCAGAGTTCACTTTTGGAACCAGCAACTTGATCAGAGATGGAGGCGTGTCCGAGG TTCTGTCCAGTTGGAGGGTTCAGTCCAGACGTGGACAGTCTGCTCCTCATCAACCGCTCATTACGGACTTTGTGTCTCTGAACCGGGACGCAGTGAAGTCAGGTCTGGTGACGGCCAAAGAGCTGAGTCAGTACCGGGCTCAGAGGGGCGAGGCCAGGAGCAAGATTCCCGCCCCCAAACAGAAGGAGGGCAGGGCTTCACGGCACCCGACGGTGCCTGACATCACGTTTGGAGTCACATCCAG GGTGTCGTCTCCTCTGTCAGACCTCCTCTCTCATGAGTATGCTCGCCGCTGGATGGACGAACAGCTGAGCAGGAATCAAACCAGCAACCACAAACAGCTGCAGAGG ATAAAACCAGGATGTATTCCCGACACAAGGACCAGCCTGCTGAGGAGGAGCAAAGCTCTGCCCGTCACACAGACGCCATTCAAGCTGCCCTGCTTCATACAG GCTGCTCCGGCTCTGGACACCTTCAGGGACCAGGACGCTCGTCTCCGGGCGGTCAGGGCTCATCAGTCAGACTCTGTGTCCAGGAGAGGAGTTCAGGGTCTGGGGACGTACAGTCTGGACTGA
- the barhl1a gene encoding barH-like homeobox 1a, translating to MEVSASRCSRFRIDSLLSLRPAGALLSRADPPELSPVSSSGCSAPPSPQRKPVPRLESVLLPGHLQQFQPRTVSSSFLIRDILGDCRPYSDPDLVDSDPGQVYPDPGQPELEAEPFQSGPEEDYQDKSHSSFSSDSESRGFIKEAN from the exons ATGGAGGTTTCGGCCTCCCGCTGCTCCAGGTTCCGCATCGACTCTCTGCTCTCCCTCAGGCCGGCGGGCGCGCTCCTCTCCCGGGCAGACCCTCCGGAGCTCAGCCCGGTCAGCAGCAGCGGCTGCTCGGCGCCTCCTTCCCCGCAAAGAAAGCCGGTTCCACGGCTGGAGTCTGTGTTGCTGCCCGGTCATCTGCAGCAGTTCCAGCCCCGCACCGTCAGCTCCTCTTTCCTTATCCGGGACATCTTAGGGGACTGCCGGCCATACTCTGATCCGGATCTGGTCGACTCTGACCCGGGACAGGTCTACCCTGACCCGGGACAGCCGGAGCTAGAAGCCGAGCCATTCCAGTCTGGACCGGAAGAAGATTATCAGGACAAAAGTCACAGCAGCTTCTCTTCTGACAGTGAATCCAGAG GTTTTATTAAGGAGGCCAATTaa